A stretch of Carya illinoinensis cultivar Pawnee chromosome 14, C.illinoinensisPawnee_v1, whole genome shotgun sequence DNA encodes these proteins:
- the LOC122294227 gene encoding calcium-dependent protein kinase 1-like, translated as MGNTCVGPSISSNGLVQSVYAAMWRTRTPDDSVSSHTNGETVNEQTHNQPGSPLPVQNKPPEQVTIPKPETKSEPVQPTKGKKNPYMKRVASAGLRAEVLKMKNGNLKEFFSLGKKLGQGQFGTTFLCVEQATGEKYACKSIAKRKLITDEDVEDVRREIQIMHHLKGHPNVISIKGAYEDKVAVHVVMELCAGGELFDRIIKRGHYTERKAAALTRTIVGVVEACHSLGVMHRDLKPENFLFVNNQEDSLVKTIDFGLSIFFKPGEEFSDVVGSPYYVAPEVLRKRYGPEADVWSAGVILYILLCGVPPFWAESEQGIFEQVLHGDLDFSSDPWPSITDSAKDLVKRMLVRDPKRRLTAHEVLCHPWVQVDGVAPDKPLDSAVLSRLKQFSAMNKFKKLALRVIAESLSEEEIAGLKEMFKMIDADNSGQITFEELKAGMKRVGANLKESEIYDLMQAADIDNSGTIDYGEFIAATLHLNKIEREDHLFAAFSYFDKDGSGYITPDELQKACEEFGIGDVRLEEIIQEVDQDNDGRIDYNEFVAMMQTGNGGKRGMENSFSIGLKEALRL; from the exons ATGGGGAATACTTGTGTTGGACCGAGCATTTCTAGTAATGGTCTCGTCCAATCAGTTTATGCCGCAATGTGGCGGACACGGACGCCTGATGACTCGGTTTCGTCTCATACCAATGGAGAAACAGTCAATGAGCAAACACATAATCAGCCCGGATCGCCTCTGCCGGTCCAAAACAAACCCCCAGAACAAGTGACAATTCCAAAACCAGAAACTAAATCGGAACCAGTGCAACCCACAAAAGGCAAGAAGAACCCTTATATGAAGAGGGTGGCTAGTGCAGGGCTTCGTGCCGAGgtgttaaaaatgaaaaatggaaaTCTTAAGGAATTTTTCAGTCTGGGGAAGAAACTAGGACAAGGGCAGTTCGGGACAACATTTCTATGTGTGGAGCAGGCAACGGGGGAAAAATATGCATGCAAATCTATTGCAAAGAGGAAGTTGATAACAGACGAAGATGTTGAGGATGTGAGAAGGGAAATTCAGATAATGCACCATCTGAAGGGGCATCCAAACGTTATATCTATTAAAGGAGCTTATGAAGATAAAGTGGCGGTTCATGTTGTGATGGAACTATGTGCAGGAGGCGAGCTTTTCGATAGGATTATTAAGCGTGGGCACTATACAGAAAGAAAGGCAGCTGCACTTACTAGAACTATAGTTGGGGTTGTAGAAGCTTGTCATTCACTGGGAGTGATGCATCGTGACCTTAAGCCTGAGAATTTTCTCTTTGTCAACAATCAGGAGGATTCACTTGTCAAAACCATCGACTTTGGCCTATCAATATTCTTCAAACCAG GTGAAGAATTTTCTGATGTGGTTGGCAGCCCATATTATGTTGCACCAGAAGTTCTACGAAAACGTTATGGTCCAGAAGCTGATGTTTGGAGTGCTGGAGTGATTCTTTACATTCTATTATGTGGAGTGCCTCCCTTTTGGGCCG AATCTGAGCAAGGGATATTCGAACAGGTCCTGCATGGTGATCTTGACTTCTCATCTGACCCATGGCCTAGTATCACCGACAGTGCAAAGGATTTAGTGAAGAGAATGCTTGTTCGAGATCCTAAAAGACGTCtaactgcacatgaagttttgT GTCATCCTTGGGTTCAAGTTGATGGAGTTGCTCCTGACAAGCCTCTTGATTCTGCAGTTTTAAGTCGCTTGAAGCAATTTTCTGCCATGAACAAGTTCAAGAAATTGGCTCTTAGA GTCATTGCAGAGAGCTTATCTGAAGAAGAGATAGCTGGTCTAAAAGAGATGTTTAAGATGATTGATGCGGATAATAGTGGTCAAATCACTTTTGAAGAACTTAAGGCTGGCATGAAAAGAGTAGGGGCTAATCTTAAGGAGTCTGAAATTTATGATCTAATGCAGGCG GCAGATATAGATAACAGTGGAACCATTGATTACGGGGAGTTCATTGCTGCAACATTGCATCTGAACAAAATCGAGAGAGAAGATCATCTGTTTGCAGCTTTTTCGTACTTCGATAAGGATGGCAGTGGTTATATTACGCCTGATGAGCTTCAAAAAGCTTGTGAGGAGTTTGGCATTGGAGATGTTCGCCTGGAAGAAATTATCCAAGAAGTTGATCAGGACAAT GATGGACGCATTGATTACAATGAGTTTGTGGCCATGATGCAAACAGGAAATGGTGGTAAGAGGGGCATGGAAAATAGTTTCAGCATTGGGCTTAAAGAAGCTTTAAGACTATAG